The following nucleotide sequence is from Schistosoma mansoni strain Puerto Rico chromosome 4, complete genome.
AACTTGGAAGTTTTGACAAGTTGTTGAATAGCTGAGATCTGAAGTCAGTTTCTACATCGGTCATTATGGTGATAGGCGTACCAGAAATAGTCACTCAGTTCTTCATGGAAGCTTGGACCAATGTTTCAGCTATGATGTGGGTTATTGGTATGGCTATCGGAAACCTCGTGAAACTGTCAACACATGTAAATGGGTAATTGGAGATTTATGGTCGACAGTTAGATTCCGTTCATTTCTAGCGGGAACGATGCATCTTCTGACTGATTGTCCTGACTTGACATGTCAGATATCACTAGTGATCAGCTATATATAATTAAGGTGTCGGATCTCTCAAGGAGAatattgtcagctccagcttttaACTCATTGTTTAGTGGTTTATGATCCGCATAAACTATAAATTCTAACATGTATCAGGAATGCTTAATGGGCAAGCAGATTGCGAGTTCTCTTCAGAAAGTGGAATATCTAGTCTCTGATGCAGATAGCCTTTTTGAGAATAACCCAATCGATGTTTTCAACCAGTTGATTAAGAAGACCACTTACTGCTTTGTCTGACACATCTACTATGAAAGCGAGTAGGTAATGGAAATTCGGATACGTTAACGTAGATGCTTTAGCAATCTTGTTCTTAAGTATTTTAATAACCTCATCGGTCTCGTAGGTCAGCTTAGAATCCTACGGTTTTCCTTTTAGGGGATCGGTCAGTGGTCGCATTAGTTTTGTATAACTATGTATGAATCTACGATAAAACCTAACTAAACCTAGAAAAATTTTAAGTTATTTTAGAGAACTTGGTATGGGTTACTGTCTAATGGTGTCTTCCTCTTCTATGATCGGTGTAATCCTTACTAGGATATATATTAATTTCACTTTCGTTTAGCCGTTACAACACTGCTCTCACGTGTTTCTCGTGTGATTTGAAGTTCGGACTGATAATTTACAAGTCGTCTACACACCCTTATGCGAAAGGTATATCCCGAGGTAGGTTGTACGTAAACCTATGAAATGTTTGTAACGCGTTCCTCAGGCCGAAAGGCATGCATGTGAACGCAAACAGTCCAAAAGGTATCCTCGGCAGCCGCTGTGATACTGCGATAAACCCTTAACAAACCAAGTTTAGTAAATATGTTTGTACCCTGTAACCTGTtctgaaatcttggatatgatGCACTGGCTATCTATAGGGTATGGTTTGATGGCTTAGGGACCTCTGATTCCCTTACGATCGTCAGTtgccttcatttttctttgggagcGTGTGTAGGAGGGATGCATATTGGCTGTCGGAGGGACGAACAATAACCAGTTCGAGGATATAGTTGAATTCGGCTCTAGCAATTTTAAGCTTACCTGAAGCTAGTTTCTTGAATCTAGAAAACATAGGTGCCCCTTCATTTTTAATTGAGTAGGTTACCTTCAGTTTCGCTTTCGAATGATTGGGGCTGTGATTTGCTTAGGTCTGGGAATTCCGAGAGTTTATCTGAAGACTTAGCAGCTAGGGAGCAAGGCCCTCTTTTCACACATACAATTTCAACATTTAATATAGGACGATAGGAAATATAATGCCTACAAAAAATAAGGAACTTAATAAATACTCGGGCCCCAATGTTTTGACATTACCAAGGTGTTTTCGGCCAATTCCAAACCAACCATCTTAAATTGTTACAAAGTCGCCGGCCACTTTTTCGCTATATTTCTTTTCAAGCACAGGTACTTTGTGTACAGGCAAAGTGTAAAATGTCACATAATGACATAGGTAAACATTGTCATACGCAACCAGACCCGAAAGCGCTTGTGAACCCGGGAAGATGTAAATATACGACTGGCGATAGACTACATATAACTGGACGCTCAACATTAATTTCCGAGTCCAATGAAAACTTACAATAGACAGAAAGCGAAAGCAAAGGGACCCTATTGTTTATTAATTGTACGATGAGCGACCTGTTTGAATATCCGGGATACCTGTCCCCCTCGTCTAGGTATTTCAACAAgctatctaattttgtttgttttaatacatcattatggctgttattcgcataacctattcaggtgcgtctATGAAAAGTGTATAATCTTCCGTTGTACAatttacaaaaggcctaatcagagatatcgtggttggtGGCAGGCAATATGCAACGAAAAGAATGTGCACTATTCAGacgtcgattgactggactgctaaaaTCTaattggcgatcactcaatattcatcGTCAGGATCGACAAAGAAGTAATAGacgaaaacttgttgaaatactttgtgctgagaactCTATGTTGTACCaagaatataatattgaataaagctaataataaatcaataaatatcgTACCAATAATTCACAAAATAGTTCCTGGATTAACATTCCCTCAGTTTTGTTTGTGATACACCAAGGACCGTTTGTAGAAAAATTTGGGCTGGCTTGTTCACTGAAGCCTTGAATCCCACATCAAAAACGACAAAGATGCTTTTCGAAATAACCTTGCATTGGTCACATTGAAATAATGTGATATttaaaagtatttgaattatagtataaactagtaatcccagaaacgactcaatttaatcaagaagtattagatgtaCACAAACGAATgcattgtatttggaattcaaaatccagccgtcatcaatacaaaggaatcactggttcatataaacaccacaaatACCTATTTTAATCAGTTTGATGGTAAAGCGTTTCCTCCGACATCAATAGTTCTACTTGACTTTAGGTAGGGCGTGAAGGAATTCCACTTTCCACTTTAATTGGCAAAGATAAATTACTTTGAGGAGTAATCTGATAAAAACTTCAAAAAAGTTTACATTTAACGCGAAAGTCTTGAAAGCATTTTTAAGATTACGAATTACTCGAAGACCATTTAATAATGATCTTGAGGATGTTCATAAACATGTATTGTTAATTAACTCCGCTTGTCTATATCTCCTCCATCGAAATAATTCCAAAACCAATTAAACCAAAGGTCAAGTATGGAGTAATGGGAACGTATGTTTGAATAGTGGTTAATAAATCGTGGTGTATTTAAACTAACATGAGCGTTTGGCATAGAAGATGGGCATCGTGCTTTATCCAAACGAGGTCTGATGCAGTTGCTTGATCGAGCGCCTTTTCCCAGGAGTGTGTTTAGTAAAATTAAAGTCATCAGATTCGATACAGAAGGCTTACAAAGATATTTATCTTGAAGAACTATTTGTTACTATGATCTGCAATATCAACAGCACTCCCGGGCATCCTCTCGAACACCTGTTTGAACTCAGAGCTAACACAAAccttaatggatatacccatgaGTTAGAAATGCAACTAGTGAGGTAGAGAAAGTTCTTAGACGTAGGAAAAGCAATGGAATGTGCTTATCTCTGTAGGCTCCGAAGAGTACAGATTCACTTACTGTGAAACAAGGGACCCACGCATAGCGTTGATAAGTAAGGGGATACATTAGTCCACGAAACAATTGGTTAAGAATTGTGACAATCATCCGTAAaggatatttttatatataaagagACAAACTTAGAGTTTATGATGCAAGACAATTCGTTGATATTGGCAAAAATGATGTTTGCAAAAGATGAAGCTTTATCAGAATATTTTAGCAGGGTGTTTTCTACCGACGGTGGTGAAGTGTCAACAACTAATCGTCATAATAGCGACTTTTCGGTGGATCCTGTGATTATTGAGGAAGGAGCTGCACTGCGGTTACTTCGATATCTTAAGCCAGATAAGTAGCGATGTCTTTGCAATATTCATCCTAGGATTTTAAAAGCTATGGCAGATGTAATTGGTGATCCTCTGGTAATACTGTTTGATATATCTTTCGGGCAGTCTAAACCATCAAGAGGCTGGAAAGACGCAATTATCAGTCCAGTTTATAAAGCGGGGATTTGAGACAGTAAATGTTAAGCCGTTATTCTAACAAGTATAGTGGTCAAACTAATAGAAAAGGATTTTTCAGATGGCTCATGTAAAATATATAGAAGGAAACAATATTTTGTCCTGGGAAAAACATGATTTTAAGAAGTGTCTATCGTGCTTGACAGATCTATCGACTGCAAGAGAATATTGGGCCTCAGAGAAAGACGGCAGTGTTCTGGTAGGTGTAACTTTCATAGGTAGAAACGAAATATTTGTCAAGGTCTCTCACATaagtcttaaattaaaactgaaaTTTTCAGTATCGACTATGAAGTTGTAAACTGAATAAATTGCTTGGTCAGTGATAGGAGGTAATGCATACGGGTAGATGGAGCTTTATCAACGTGGGAGTCTGTGGAATATGGAGTTACCTAAGGCACAGTCCTCAGCCCTTTTCTTTTCTACCTTATGTAAATGAGATATCAACTTCAGTAAAGTCATCTCTCTTTTTGCAGATGAATTGAAGATTTGGAGACTCACACAGTATATCACATAGGACAATATTACAGGATAACTTTAACTTACTGGTTGAAGTGGATGGGTAATTGGTCGTTCGAAGCCTATGTTCACAAGAGTGCaatgatgtaaataaataactgagaCGATTCAGATCGCTATATAATTGGCAAAATGGTGTTACTTAAGTTAATGGATCACAAGGATCTAGGGGTCATAATGAGCAACGACCTAAAAACTACGGGTAATTTTAAGGTTGCCCCATCAAAGGCCTTCCGGTCTTGTGGGCTATTCGTAAGTGATTTCATTGTTTGGATGACGAAATGTTCGAATCATTGTACTAAACTTTTCTGAGGCAGTACTTGGCATAAGGGACTCAAGTGACGAGCAATTGCCTCAGGTACAAAGCAGATATATCAGGATGAGTTCAACAGAGATATCAAATGGTGGACTGTCTCACTGGCCTATTAGATGAGGACAGATTGAGACGTCTCAAgttattttttgttattttaccTCAGGTTGCTGGGTGATTTCGTGTTATCTTATCGTGTATTGAACGATGATTTTGGCATTAATTAACCTTATATCTTTCTTCTATCAAGGACTGATCATTTAAGAAAtttcaaaaaccgagatcaaatcgtctacgtccgGAGTTCCATCCCTCACATTGAGTAGTGAATTAGTGGGGTTGTCTGACAGAATACATAATATCAAAGCCTTCCGTTGATAAATTCAAGAAAAGACTGAATCCCTATACTACCACAAATCGTGAGGATTAATATAGGCCGACTGACCTATTCTTACTACTGAAGACTAAATTGCAAATATAGGTGTAATAGCACAGAAGTCTTGTAGTTTTTTACAGGCTGAAGTATTCTGTGATAGATTTCAATCGCTCCCTAAGATCTAATAAGATAGTTTCTCAAGGATTCAAAATGGGATTTTATCCCAATTAGTTAATATTCCACTCACTTCAACTTGTACAAATACCGAGGTCTTTGCTTCGTGTGACTTTAAATTATTTGTAGTTAGGCGCAAAAATATCGTTAAGATTCGGGCTCTTTTGTCCTATCTATAACGACCTGGACTGTCTAGTCTGAGAAAACCTAATGACAGGTTAGTATCATTATCAAATGTGGTGAGGTCTTCCTTGGGTATATGGTTTTGTCCTGCAGCCATTATACCGACAGATGTAATGCAGTCCTATTATTTAGGAACGCCGGGTCTTGATTTCACATCATTCACCTAGTAAATCATTCCATTATGGAGTCGTTTGAATTGACCTAACATTGGAAAATCGAAATAAAGCGCGGCTACTTGACAGGCTGGTTTTCAAATCTCGGGGACACGCTCTTGTCGTAACATGTCTCTGGACATTGGGTTGTTTTCCGTCTTGGAAAAAAGTCTTTCCCTAGGTAAGATTAGACGTATAATGGAAATTATCATTCTCTAAATCTCTTAGAAAAGTCAGAGCTCGAAGCAGCTCAGCACTTTCTCGAGGAAGCAGCCAAAGTAGACCTTTTTGGTTTGCTCAGACAGCTCAGTGATGTTTTGGTTAACGTTGAGTGCTCTCCTCCTGTACGTATGCAAGCTGGCATCCAGCTAAAAAATGCCCTGTACTCTAAAGACCCGGCGCTCAAAACACTTTATCAACAACGTTGGTTACAGGCTCCAGTGGAGTCGAGGgagtatataaaaaaaaacgtaCGTCCTCACAATATTTATGTCCTCCCTCCAGTGTCTTGCCGCCTTAGGAACGGAGACCACGACACATAGTTCCGCTGCACAATGTGTGGCTTACATCGCATGTGCAGAAATTCCTGCCCTTCAGTGGCCAGATTTGATGGAGCGATTAGTGGAAAACGTTATCACACCAAACAAATCAGAGGCATGCAAGCGTTCAACATTAGAAGGAATAGGATATATTTGCCAAGATATAGTAAGACCAGTGTATTTGTATAGTTCCGACAGGATCCCTGTATTTTAGCTAGCCAGTCAAACGCTATTTTAACTGCTATAGTTTGCGGTATGAAAAAAGAAGAACCAAGGTATGCGGATTTTGGCTCCATAACTCTTGTTTCAGTGATAGCGTACGTCTAGCAGCGACAAATGCACTTCTGAATTCTTTGGAGTTTACAAAACACAATTTCGATGTTGATGTAATTTAATGCttgattatttaatttcatcttaGAACGAGCGAAACTACATTATGCAAGTTGTTTGCGAGTCGACTCAGTCGCCGAATCCTCAAATTCGTGTTGCAGCTCTTCAGTGTTTAGTGAAAATAATGTCCCTTTACTATAGTTATATGGAGCCGTATATGAAACAAGCGTTATTTGCCGTAAGTTACTGTTTATAAGTGAACTAAGGACCATGCCCCATATTTCTGACTAATATTCGTCATAAAGACGAAGGTTGAATTCTTATGCAATCCGTATTCGTTTAATTACACCTAACTACAGTGTATGTAAGATTCAAACGCCTAAAGTCATAAACAAGTTTAATGGGATTGCATAAACAACAAAAGCAGTCTACTATCACCCACGTCCACTCACAAAGTTGACTATATCTTTTTCCGAAACAGGTCCTCAATAATAAGGATAGTCGGTTAGTGTACCTGTCTTAACCCTTGCAGCTTGTTTTCCAGTAAAAGTCCAGCTTTCCCTAAACTGCGCTTAGTGGTGTATGATGCATTTTGTGCTTATTGCTGTTTAACTTTCCAGACCAATTTGTATTTATATTCGGAGCATCGGTTTGTGTATTGCTTTGCATTTGTCATACCGATCCCACAAGTTTATAGGCTGTAGTTATGTTTACTTTGTACTCAGCTAGTTTCGTTTTTAATCAAGTTGTGTCCGCAAAGCAGTAATAATTCCCTTATTTGTGTGATTGTCTGTTAAATGTCTCATTGGTTTGTGCGATACAAAAAGTAGAACCAATTCATAAAAACGTATACAATAGTAAGAACTGGATATTTCCATGCTTGCCACTAGTTCAAGGAATATAGCAGATCAGCTTATCATCTGTTTCTATGcgctcttgttggcatatattcTCTTGGCTTTGTTTTTCTATTACAAGTGTTCACGTAAGTTAAATTTACATATTCCATTAATAAGTTCCACCCATCGTTGATTTAGCAAACTCAGTCTCACGTACTTATCACTAAACTATGTTTTGTTAGGGCTAGTGATACTTCTTGGCTGCCCGAGCAAAAGTTTATCGAAGCTCAAATCTGCGACTTATTGGTTAGAAGTCAAAGGTCACAACCAATCAGTCACAATCCCgttagttttaaaataattataaagcTAGTGTTCAGCTCGTGTTTTATTATGGTTTATGTGTACTTTATGTTAACTGATAGACTTAATGATGATGAAGCTATTCTTTTAACGTAACAAAAGTAATTTAGTATTTCTATCTTTCGGAAGGGGAAATGTTAATCCTCGGTACATCAAAAATTGTGTTCGTAATCACTGTCTTCTGATGTTAGTATTTGCTATTTTCGTATACAGTATATCTCTCAAAGTAATATTTAAATTTAGGAATTATTCACGTTATAGACcgttaatcaatcacctaaATTTTCAACTCTCAAACACACTAAAATCTAAGTAGTGTTTTAAACTCCAACTCAGTTGCAGAGATTCGTTAAAGATTAAACACGTGAAGACTTATCTTGTGACTACTACTTAACGGGTTAGAACTTCACTATCTACTGCTGTTTAGTCAGCGTAATGTAGTTAGGTTCAAAGCCCTGGTGGTGCGTTTGAGCTCAGGATATGGTTGGATAACAAATTTGCTATAATTCTCTAGTTTCCTTAAACATGTTTATAGACCTAAGTGGTAGTTTTGTTATCGAGAACATACCGTTTTAGGTTAGTTTTAAACTTGGTTCCACATGTTTTAATTTCGAATTTATCTCACTTGATGCATCTACTTCCATAACAATCATCCCATCACCTTTTTCTAAAATGTTTTCAACATTGCTAGATCACGTTGGGGGCTATGAAAGATTCTGTACCGGAAGTCGCCCTTCAGGGAATCGAGTTCTGGTCTACAGTTTGTGATGAAGAAATCGACTTAGCTATTGACGTTGCCGAGTGCTTTGAGAAAGGTCAACCTCCAGCGGTTTCTAGCATGTTTTATGCCAAGGGAGCCTTGCAGTTTATCGTACCCATTTTGATGGAAATCCTTGCCCAGCAGGATGAATCAATGGATGATGACGAATGGAATCCAAGTAAAGCCTCTGGTGTGTGTTTAATGCTACTGGCACAGTGTTGCGAAGATCCGATTGTCAATCTTGTCATACCATTTGTCAAGGAGAATATCAAGAAACCCGACTGGCGCTACAGAGATGCTGCCGTCATGAGCTTTGGCAGTATTCTTGAAGGTCCAGATCCTGCAGCACTCAAGGTCCATTTTTTTTAACATAGTTTCTCAATTCAGATTGATTTACTTGAAATTTTTTAAAGCATCATTTACAGATCTTTTATATTTCAAGTCGACTGTAGTCATTACCTAGTTTAATTTGGTTGAGACTTGTAGCAAATCAATTTACCTTAGTTTGTACGTTGAAACCTTTAAAAATATACTTAAAAAAGTAAGTAATGATAAGTTTTTAACCTTTCAGCTCGCCACTATATATCATTAAACGACGGATTGCTTCATATTATAGCCTCAATGTACTGTTCTCATCCCCAGCAACAAACGCCAAAATAGGATAATTGAAAATTTAGCTTGTTCACTTGTTACGTTTCCGTATTCAACTTGTTATGCATAAAATTTAACTATTAAGATTTCACTAACCACTTTGTGTTCATGGTGTTGTTAAGTACTTTGAACTAGATGGTTCGATTGTGAAACTTTCGTTGTCATTCTAGACAACACCGGAAGTGTTTGCTTCAAGTGGAAATGAGCTTCTTAGTTATTCAATGAGTCTTAAATTAGTTTGTTTCGATGGCTTTAGTTGTGATTGGTTATTCTCGTGTGCTTTATTGACTTCAGGTGTCTATTTTGTTCGGGTGACCTTTAGCCAAGTTAATGCCTGACCCTTTTTCGAATGAGTTTTTAGATTAGGTTTGAATCGATATGTCCATCAATTGCTAATTCATCGGAATGTCATGGTTTCGAAAAACTCTGACACGATCCAGACTTTCGACTTTCTCCCAGTCAATTTCATCTCCATAGTTGTCTGTACCGATGGTTCGTGTTCGTGTTCGTGTATGAGTAGATGAAAAGAATGTCTACTTTATGCAGTGTTTTGTTCCCGGTTTTCAATTCATTTTGTAAATGTTATTGAAGTTATTTTTCGCTGTTGTATCTTTTGGTTTGTGTAAAAGAGTGGAATTATTGCATTGGTTAGTAAGCGATATTAAGTCCAAAGGGTTTTACATACGGAAGGATTatccttttcctaatttccagGGTTGATTTTGTGATGGTGAgtcgttatttatttaaacacataaatattggcacaagaaagcaccagatacatatgtgccacacaaatctcatttgatttgtgagggctgtgatactgcctaggtgctcaaaccgaagcaggtggttttcttagggggctacacctgaagtctttgacctaaaggtctaacccacaaggcaatggagcatcgtgaggagatacagtcccatggtagtcggcgaccaacggttgattcatacgccatttgtcccctcaagatactggagcccatgtgcaccattgatttggaatcagggttttccaactcctctagatggaCCTTGCGTGTCAACCGACCTGGTTAAAGTGCCAGACATTCTctattcgtcctctcaatttcgtacagaatacccccgccacgagaatgcagtaagtaggacttttCTGGcacaggctatatacgcgtggccatgtgagagcatttcgagaggaagagcggactctcctcactctctgccgtaccagggcaatTGGGggcaatgtcttcagtgagttgatatctggCAGCAaatctggttgaactccgctggttactgcttctcactagaacttcaggaaatacctcatagagccagttactagtgatcATGTATAAGTTATATATATTGTATAAGTTCTCTATGAGATCATTTCAGTCAGATTGTCAGATTAATCACTGTGTTgtagtagtaacagtagtagtagtattagtagcatgtgcacgattggtttggaatcagggttttccaactcccctaggtggactttccgtgtccactaagaTGGTGAGTCGGGCCGCCAGACACTAATGAAGTTTCTAGGGTAAACAGGGAACGTAAACACGCTACAGCGTATCTCGTCTCTCTAAAAGTGTATAATGTAGTTCACCACGTAGCATATCTACTCTGGTATTGCGGTCTATTCTGTCGTCAGTGTATATTATGTGCTGCTCTGTTATGTGGATCCAGTAAATCCTCAAGTGTTCAGAACTTTGTATGAAATCTACGTCAGTCAATGGGTATTTATTTCTCCGTATTAATGAAAACAAACGTCAATCTTGTTAATGATTAGTCTCTATACATGTCATACTTTTGTTGGCTGTAGATATTTTTCATGTGTTCCTCTTTAAGAAACTCTTGTGATATCATAACTAACCATCAAGCCGTTCGATTATAAAATATCTCTTGATATTAACTGTTGTTAAGTGACTCGGCTTCTCATCAGAAAGTTGTAAGCTCAAATCCTTTTGGATTAGGAAATTGTGTGTCTTATGGCCGACATAAAAAAACATCCGTATTAAGAATGATTTACGTGTATTTTACTTCCTTGACAATAATTGATCAAGGACTTTCGATTTTTTTTGTTAGCCCCTGGTAGAGTCTGCTATGCCTGTAATAATCGAATTGTTGCGTGATGAGTCACCAGCTGTTCGCGATACAGTTGCATGGACTATCGGACGTGTTTGTGAAACTCTTCCAGAAGTTGCTCTACACGAAGCATATTTGGTTCCTTTGTTAACCGGATTAGTTGAAGGATTGTCCACTGAACCAAGAGTCGCCGCTAACGTTTGCTGGGCATTTTCTAGTCTGGCTGAAAGTGCTTATGATGCCGCCTCAGGTAGAAATTTTTCTATACTCTAATCAACTTAGTTTCAAATCATCCTCATGTAACAATGAGATGTAATAATATTCTAAATGTACTCACACAGTTTGTGACGTGAACGTAAGGCACAAAACCTCATTAATTGACTTTGGAATACTGCATGagatatttattaaattttcaaatatccagataaatttaaataaataggaATCTTACGGTTAGTTCTAGAGACGAAAGTTTTATGTTTCAATTATCGCGTATATGcttatatttcattgtttaagGCCTTGCAGCTTTTGTCGGAAATGCTTCTCATGTTTTCATGAAAAATTAGAGTACACTGCTTTAAACCTGAACTCCTTGAATTGTTCGAATATCTGCTGTACTAAACTGGTGTGGGAACCTCAACTCACATATGTACCAGGCTCTGCGTTACATATGTCAAACTGACAAACATTATTCAATTAGTCGAAGTTCACCGAATACCAAGATTTCTCTGTATAATATCGAAATGCCCGCGCATTTTTTGTACAACCAATTTTCCAGTATTTTAGATCTCTTTATTGATTAACGGTCATCTATCCTCGATGTTTATTAATACTTCAAAAGCTATCAAGCTTTTAAATTTTTAACGCTGTTGGTCAACCTTGGAAACAGTAAGTAAGCGTAACCTTGTAGATCATTTGCTTAACTTCTGTCTTGCTAATTAAGGGAAAATTTTAAATCAGTGGTTTAAACACTGGTTCAGATCATCTTTGCTCGGTTTTCGTTGAGTCTTCAGATAGTAATACTAACCAAAACGCACAGATTAAATTGAAATCTCGTGCTACTGTCAGTTTCCTTAAAGTGACAATTCATTTTAGGTAACATTTTTGCGAATGACTTAATTTAATCCATCGAATACTTGTGAAACGTGTTACAGATAACGTCATTCTGTAATTAATAGTTAGTTGTCACTCATGTAGCCCAGCTTCCCGGGAAATATCAGTCCAATCAAACAGAATTTTCAAAACGCTTAATTAAACTAACAAGTTTTAAATATCTTTTCATATCTATCTCCTCATTTGGTTCTTTCAGAAAATTCCGGTCATAATGGGGAACCGAGGACCTATATACTATCTCAATACTTTAATGTGATCACAGAACGTCTACTAGCAACTTCTAGTCGACCAGATGGTGGACAGCATAATCTTCGCAATGCAGCGTACTCAGCCTTGATGGCGCTTATGCGGTCTGCTGCTCAAGATTGTTATTGTGAAGTACAACGTGTAACACTGATTGTTCTTGAACGGTTAGAGTCAATAATAGGTTTGGAAAATCAAATTGTTTCACATCAAGACAGAGCACAATTTAACGATCTACAGTCACTTTTATGCGGCACTTTACAATCTGTTTTGAGAAAGATAAGTAAAGAGGATGCACCTGCGATATCAGACAAAGTAAGTTTTCATTCATTGGTTCCAACAGTTCGCACGTTTTTTCTTTTGCTAAGTCATACATATATTACAGTcgaatatttgaattattcttcAGTTTTAGGTAAAGTAAGACAACCAGGATATGTATACCAGTATACCTAGAGGAATTTTACAAAGATCAAAGTGGTCGAAATAATAGTATCAGTGATATTAAAAGTAAACTACGCATACAAAGCACAGTTCTCAAGGTACTAACAAGCTAATATCTGAAAAAAAAGCAAAATAGTGAAAGGTCAGAATATACTGCAAGTTTTAGCATGGATACATTCGCATAAATGCGATCACTTTTGACCTGTAATTGTAGGGATTCTGGAAAGAAAGTATACGCCTCTCAGTCTCtgatataaaaatatatgtgaaGTAGAGATTTCCCCATTTCAATATTACTTTTCGT
It contains:
- a CDS encoding putative importin beta-1 is translated as MSLDIGLFSVLEKSLSLEKSELEAAQHFLEEAAKVDLFGLLRQLSDVLVNVECSPPVRMQAGIQLKNALYSKDPALKTLYQQRWLQAPVESREYIKKNCLAALGTETTTHSSAAQCVAYIACAEIPALQWPDLMERLVENVITPNKSEACKRSTLEGIGYICQDIDPCILASQSNAILTAIVCGMKKEEPSDSVRLAATNALLNSLEFTKHNFDVDNERNYIMQVVCESTQSPNPQIRVAALQCLVKIMSLYYSYMEPYMKQALFAITLGAMKDSVPEVALQGIEFWSTVCDEEIDLAIDVAECFEKGQPPAVSSMFYAKGALQFIVPILMEILAQQDESMDDDEWNPSKASGVCLMLLAQCCEDPIVNLVIPFVKENIKKPDWRYRDAAVMSFGSILEGPDPAALKPLVESAMPVIIELLRDESPAVRDTVAWTIGRVCETLPEVALHEAYLVPLLTGLVEGLSTEPRVAANVCWAFSSLAESAYDAASENSGHNGEPRTYILSQYFNVITERLLATSSRPDGGQHNLRNAAYSALMALMRSAAQDCYCEVQRVTLIVLERLESIIGLENQIVSHQDRAQFNDLQSLLCGTLQSVLRKISKEDAPAISDKVMLALMSMFRTTTTPVTEGSGDQSVVNGETDKTKFSDGVQEDALLAVSALVEAVGESFVKYVNDFMPILVICLRNHRETQVCMNAVGLLGDMCRVLNKNLLPHCDGLITIMMEILQDINAHKSLRPAILSTFGDLSLALGSEFWKYLPIVLETLSQATQAEVNLEDPDMVEYLNSLRTSCLEAYTGIIQGLKGDGPQSTAALEFVAGHVSHILSFIQHIGADSITTEDLISASCGLIGDLVSAYGSSILSLVEVDGIASVLQRGRRAKASRTKNLAVWATKEIRKLKNTTNSTASSVSNSSLPHTATTIQASPSG